CCCCTCGTCCATGTGTTTCTCGATCTCCGCCTCGCGGGCGTCCGACAGCTTGTAGCCGTCCGGCCCGAACAGCTTGATGCCGTTGTCGGAAAAGGCGTTGTGGCTGGCGCTGATCATGACGCCGAGGTCGGCCCGCATCGAGCGGGTCATCATCGCCACCCCCGGCGTCGGCAGCGGCCCGAACAGCCGCACGTCCATGCCCATGCTGGTGAACCCGGCCACGAGCGCCGGCTCGATCATGTAGCCCGACAGGCGGGTGTCCTTGCCGATGACCACCAGGTGGCGCCGGTCGGCCTCGGTGCGGAACAGCTTGCCCGCCGCCAGGCCGACCCGCAGGGCCACCTCCGCCGTCATCGGATGGCTGTTGGCGCGACCGCGAATGCCGTCGGTGCCGAAATAGGAGCGTTTGGCCATAAGTCCCTCTTGTCGACGCGGTTTTGCATCCGCCGACGCCGTTCGCCAACAAACATTTGGCGACGCCTTGTTTCGTAGCCGAAAGTCTTAACGCAACAGTCTGCAACGCATTTTCATGCCCCGCTTGCGCCGGGCGGTGCTAATGGCGCCTTAGCTTACTCGTTGACTACAGGACGGTCCCCAGCATGTGCGGCATCATCGGCATTGTCGGCAAGAGCTCCGTCTCAGAGCGCCTGATCGAGAGCCTCAAGCGGCTCGAGTACCGCGGCTATGACTCGGCCGGCATCGCCGGCGTCGTCGGGAGCGGCGTCGAACGCCGCCGCGCCAAGGGCAAGATCAAGGCTCTGGAAGAAGTGCTGGCCGCCGAGCCCCTGACCGCCACCGTCGGCATTGGCCACACCCGCTGGGCCACCCACGGCGTCCCCAACGTGCCCAACGCCCACCCGCACAAGGCCGGCAAGGTCACCCTGGTCCATAACGGCATCATCGAGAACTTCGCCGAACTGAAGGCCGAGCTGCAGGCCACGGGGCGCATCTTCGAAAGCGAAACCGACACCGAGGTCATCGCCCAGCTGATCGACAGCCGCATCGCCGCCGGCGACGCGCCGCTGGTCGCCCTGAAGTCCACGCTGGACCGCCTGACCGGCGCCTTTGCCCTGGCCGTGCTGATCGAGGGCCATGACCGCCTGGTTCTCGGCGCCCGGCGCGGCAGCCCCCTGGTGGTCGGCGAGGGGGATGGCGAGATGTTCCTGGGCAGCGACGCCCTGGCCGTCGGCCCCTTCACCAACAGGATCATCTATCTGGAAGAAGGCGATTTCGTCGCCATCGACGACGATTCCTCGCGCATCTTCGACGCCGACGGCAACGCCGTCTCCCGCCCCGTGAAGCTGGTCAGCGCCTCGGCCGCCCTGGTCGAAAAGGGCAACCACCGCCACTTCATGGTCAAGGAAATCTACGAACAGCCCGACGCCTGCCAGCATACCCTGACCGCCTACCTCGACGCCGTCAGCGGCACAGTGAAGGCCCCCGGCGACTTCGACTTCAAGGCCGTCGAGCGCGTCCAGATCGTCGCCTGCGGCACCGCCTTCTACGCGGCCTCCATCGCCCGCTACACCTTCGAGCGCCTGGCCGGCCTGCCCTGCGACGTCGAGATCGCCTCGGAGTTCCGCTACCGCGAACCGGCCGTGACGCCGGGCACGCTGGCCATCGCCGTCAGCCAGTCGGGCGAGACCGCCGACACCCTTGCCGCCCTGCGCTGGTGCCAGTCGAAGGGCTTGAAGACCGCCGCCATCGTCAACAGCCATGAGAGCACCATGGCCCGCGAGGCCGACGTCCTCTGGCCGACCCACGCCGGTCCGGAGATCGGGGTCGCCTCGACCAAGGCCTTCACCAGCCA
The nucleotide sequence above comes from Caulobacter sp. NIBR1757. Encoded proteins:
- the glmS gene encoding glutamine--fructose-6-phosphate transaminase (isomerizing); translation: MCGIIGIVGKSSVSERLIESLKRLEYRGYDSAGIAGVVGSGVERRRAKGKIKALEEVLAAEPLTATVGIGHTRWATHGVPNVPNAHPHKAGKVTLVHNGIIENFAELKAELQATGRIFESETDTEVIAQLIDSRIAAGDAPLVALKSTLDRLTGAFALAVLIEGHDRLVLGARRGSPLVVGEGDGEMFLGSDALAVGPFTNRIIYLEEGDFVAIDDDSSRIFDADGNAVSRPVKLVSASAALVEKGNHRHFMVKEIYEQPDACQHTLTAYLDAVSGTVKAPGDFDFKAVERVQIVACGTAFYAASIARYTFERLAGLPCDVEIASEFRYREPAVTPGTLAIAVSQSGETADTLAALRWCQSKGLKTAAIVNSHESTMAREADVLWPTHAGPEIGVASTKAFTSQVTALLALAVAAAAARGRITEDQEHHLARVLLEAPRLVGESLDVEAAVTALAPKIARARDVLYLGRGPMAPLAYEGALKLKEISYIHAEGYAAGELKHGPIALVDEHTPIIIIAPSDALFEKTVSNMSEVVARGGHVIMITDEAGARHAPEGADVIIAPTCDPLIAPLVFAAPIQLLAYHVAVQKGADVDQPRNLAKSVTVE